A genome region from Thermoanaerobacterium xylanolyticum LX-11 includes the following:
- the typA gene encoding translational GTPase TypA, with the protein MGFVRDDIRNVAIIAHVDHGKTTLVDGMLKQSGIFRQNEKVEERVMDSNELERERGITILSKNTAIRYNGVKINIVDTPGHADFGGEVERVLKMVDGVLLLVDAFEGPMPQTRFVLSKALELNLKPIVVVNKIDRPDARPEEVIDEVLDLFIELGADDDQIDFPVVYASAREGIAKLSLKDESVDLRPLFDTILKEIPAPEGNIDDPLQLIVTTLDYDDYIGRIAIGKVVRGKIVSGENVAICKRDGSVQNVKLSNLYQYEGLKRVQVDDAKLGDIVAVSGISDIEIGETIADPEKPEAVDFVEIEDPTISMTFGVNTSPFAGREGKYVTSRHLRERLFKELETNVALRVEETETTEAFKVSGRGELHLSILIETMRREGYELQVSKPSVIIKEINGVKHEPIELVTIDIPEDYMGVVMEKMGSRKGELMDMHTLKPGTLRLKFKIPTRGLIGYRSEFLTDTKGNGIMTSIIYDYEPYKGDIPTRSRGSLVAFEAGTTTTYGLYNAQDRGTLFVGPGVEVYEGMIVGENSRSDDIDVNVCKKKHVTNLRSATADEALRLSPVREMSLEEALEFIANDELVEVTPKSIRLRKKILSAQQRYKNAKYKQ; encoded by the coding sequence ATGGGGTTTGTAAGGGACGATATAAGGAATGTAGCTATAATAGCGCATGTTGATCACGGGAAAACAACTTTAGTAGACGGTATGCTTAAGCAAAGCGGCATTTTTAGGCAGAACGAAAAAGTCGAAGAGAGAGTAATGGATTCAAATGAGTTAGAAAGAGAAAGAGGAATAACTATTCTTTCAAAGAATACAGCTATTAGGTATAATGGTGTAAAGATAAACATAGTTGATACACCAGGGCATGCTGATTTTGGTGGTGAGGTAGAACGGGTATTAAAAATGGTTGATGGTGTATTGTTGCTTGTAGATGCTTTTGAAGGACCAATGCCTCAAACCAGATTTGTATTAAGCAAGGCTTTAGAGCTTAATTTAAAACCTATAGTAGTTGTTAACAAAATCGATAGACCTGATGCAAGGCCAGAGGAAGTCATTGATGAAGTCCTCGATCTTTTTATTGAGCTTGGTGCTGATGATGATCAGATTGATTTTCCTGTAGTATATGCTTCTGCCAGAGAAGGCATTGCTAAGTTAAGCTTAAAGGATGAATCAGTAGATTTGCGTCCTCTTTTTGATACTATCTTAAAAGAGATTCCGGCGCCAGAAGGTAATATAGATGATCCGCTGCAGCTTATTGTTACCACACTTGACTATGATGATTACATTGGGAGAATCGCTATTGGAAAAGTGGTTAGAGGTAAAATTGTATCAGGTGAAAATGTGGCAATATGCAAGAGAGATGGGTCTGTGCAAAATGTTAAATTAAGCAATCTGTATCAATATGAAGGTTTGAAAAGAGTACAGGTTGATGATGCTAAGTTGGGTGATATAGTAGCTGTATCAGGTATAAGCGACATTGAGATTGGAGAGACGATAGCCGATCCAGAAAAGCCAGAGGCTGTAGATTTTGTTGAAATAGAAGATCCAACCATTTCGATGACATTTGGCGTAAATACGAGTCCGTTTGCAGGTAGGGAAGGCAAATACGTGACATCAAGGCATTTAAGAGAAAGGCTTTTTAAAGAGCTTGAAACGAATGTAGCATTAAGGGTTGAGGAGACGGAGACGACAGAAGCATTTAAAGTATCTGGACGTGGCGAGTTGCATTTATCCATTTTGATAGAGACTATGAGGCGTGAAGGATATGAGCTTCAGGTATCTAAGCCATCTGTGATTATAAAGGAGATAAATGGTGTCAAGCACGAGCCTATTGAGCTTGTTACTATTGACATACCAGAAGATTACATGGGTGTAGTCATGGAAAAGATGGGCTCAAGAAAAGGAGAGCTTATGGATATGCATACTTTAAAACCTGGTACATTAAGGCTGAAATTTAAGATACCGACAAGAGGCCTCATAGGATATCGCTCTGAATTTCTTACTGATACCAAGGGAAATGGGATAATGACATCTATAATCTATGACTATGAACCGTACAAAGGGGATATACCTACAAGATCGAGAGGGTCTTTAGTGGCTTTTGAAGCTGGCACTACAACGACTTATGGACTTTACAATGCACAAGATAGAGGAACTCTTTTTGTAGGTCCAGGCGTCGAAGTGTACGAAGGTATGATAGTTGGTGAAAACTCCAGAAGTGATGATATAGATGTCAATGTTTGTAAGAAAAAGCATGTTACTAATTTGCGTTCTGCCACTGCAGATGAAGCATTAAGGCTTTCACCAGTTAGAGAAATGTCGCTTGAAGAAGCTTTGGAGTTTATCGCCAACGATGAACTTGTGGAAGTTACGCCTAAAAGCATAAGGCTTAGAAAAAAGATATTGAGTGCGCAACAAAGGTATAAAAATGCTAAATATAAACAATAA
- a CDS encoding SH3 domain-containing C40 family peptidase, with amino-acid sequence MNSKLGKFIFGVSVFGMTMVGSSMLTHIYAADLGSGVVIGNGVNVRNGGNLSSMVITQLNYSDVVTVIGQDNGWYNIKLSDGTVGWIYGKYLSLRSSSTVSRGDVDRSIASRLIDFGKEFLGTRYVYGGESPSGFDCSGFTQYVFKSVGISLPRTADVQATVGTYVDRADLQPGDLVFFKTLGSSIINHAGIYIGNGQFMHASSGAGKVMISSLYEDYYSTHYAAARRVIQ; translated from the coding sequence ATGAATAGCAAATTAGGTAAATTTATTTTTGGTGTATCCGTTTTCGGCATGACTATGGTAGGTTCTTCGATGCTTACACATATTTATGCAGCAGATCTTGGAAGTGGCGTCGTCATTGGAAACGGTGTAAATGTCAGAAATGGCGGAAACTTGTCGTCAATGGTTATCACACAGTTAAATTATAGCGATGTGGTTACAGTGATTGGACAGGATAATGGCTGGTACAACATAAAGCTTTCAGATGGGACTGTAGGCTGGATATATGGAAAGTACCTTTCATTAAGGTCTTCAAGTACGGTGTCAAGGGGTGATGTTGATAGAAGCATTGCCTCAAGGCTGATCGATTTTGGTAAAGAGTTTTTAGGAACAAGGTATGTTTACGGTGGTGAATCTCCATCGGGTTTTGATTGTTCTGGTTTTACTCAATACGTCTTTAAAAGCGTCGGTATTAGTTTGCCAAGGACTGCTGATGTTCAAGCTACAGTAGGAACTTACGTTGATAGAGCAGATTTGCAGCCTGGTGATTTGGTGTTTTTTAAGACATTAGGGAGCAGCATAATAAACCATGCTGGGATATACATAGGAAATGGGCAGTTTATGCACGCTTCATCTGGTGCTGGAAAAGTCATGATAAGCTCTTTATATGAAGATTACTACAGCACTCACTATGCTGCAGCCAGAAGGGTTATACAGTAA